A single region of the Austwickia chelonae genome encodes:
- a CDS encoding ribonucleoside-diphosphate reductase subunit alpha yields MTSTTAPPAPPSTQREEPITGLPEITVTAGDGSTSPLDRPRIHRLLDQATHGISDVTAEPVLRELRRTVYDGITQDELATALILAARTLVEREPGYSQVAARLLLDRMRTEALSHLAGTPRQLTAEEMNDEYASYFPIYLRRAVDLGRVDPELLTYDLDRIGAALDGTADLDFGLLGLQTVYDRYVLHEHGTRFELPQAFFMRVAMGLALREDDREARAIEFYRMLSGFDLMTSTPTLFNAGTTRPQLSSCFLTTVADDLDGIFSSYRNNALLAKYSGGLGNDWTPVRGLGAHIHGTNGRSQGIVPFLKIANDTTVAVNQGGKRKGAACAYLETWHIDIEEFLDLRKNTGDDRRRTHDMNTAHWIPDEFMRRVESNGSWTLFSPDETPDLHDLYGEEFSRRYAEYEAAADRGELRLHRRLPAKDLWRRMLTMLFETGHPWITFKDPCNVRSPQGHTGVVHSSNLCTEITLNTTADEVAVCNLASVNLARHITPTGLDVDKLRRTVRTAVRMLDNVIDINHYTIPETRRSNLRHRPVGLGLMGHQDALFTLGIPYASDEAVDFADYSTETLSYFAIEASADLAAERGSYQSFDGSLWSRGILPIDSLQLLAATRHDGELDIDTSHTLDWDRLRTHVRTNGMRNSNVMAIAPTATISNICGVAPSIEPQFQNLFVKANMSGDFTVVNAHLVGDLKERGLWDDRMIADLKYHDGALDRIDRIPDDLRRIYATAFDIHPRWLIAAASRRQKWIDQAQSLNLYVAEPSGRALDELYRSAWKSGLKTTYYLRARAATQVEKSTLRGTDGRLNAVSPAALAAPVPAAGPVEIPAGPAVAPAACSLTDPECEACQ; encoded by the coding sequence ATGACGAGCACCACCGCCCCGCCTGCACCACCGTCGACCCAGCGCGAGGAACCCATCACGGGCCTGCCCGAGATCACCGTCACCGCAGGCGACGGCAGCACCTCGCCTCTCGACCGGCCGCGCATCCACCGGCTCCTCGACCAAGCGACCCACGGCATCTCCGATGTCACCGCTGAACCCGTCCTGCGCGAACTGCGCCGCACCGTCTACGACGGCATCACCCAGGACGAACTGGCCACCGCGCTCATCCTCGCCGCTCGCACCCTCGTCGAACGTGAGCCCGGCTACTCCCAGGTCGCAGCCCGGCTCCTCCTCGACCGGATGCGCACCGAAGCCCTCAGCCACCTCGCCGGAACGCCTCGACAGCTCACCGCCGAGGAGATGAACGACGAATACGCCAGCTACTTCCCGATCTACCTCCGCAGGGCGGTCGATCTCGGCCGGGTCGACCCCGAACTGCTCACCTACGATCTCGACCGCATCGGCGCAGCCCTCGACGGCACCGCCGACCTCGACTTCGGGCTCCTCGGGCTCCAGACCGTCTACGACCGCTACGTCCTGCACGAACACGGAACCCGCTTCGAACTGCCCCAGGCCTTCTTCATGCGAGTCGCCATGGGACTCGCCCTGCGCGAGGACGACCGAGAGGCCCGAGCCATCGAGTTCTACCGGATGCTCTCCGGTTTCGACCTGATGACCTCCACGCCCACCCTGTTCAACGCCGGGACCACCCGCCCCCAGCTCTCCAGCTGCTTCCTCACCACCGTCGCCGACGACCTCGACGGCATCTTCTCCTCCTACCGGAACAACGCCCTCCTCGCGAAGTACTCCGGCGGACTGGGCAACGACTGGACCCCCGTCCGCGGCCTCGGCGCCCACATCCACGGCACCAACGGGCGCAGCCAAGGCATCGTCCCCTTCCTGAAGATCGCCAATGACACCACCGTCGCCGTCAACCAGGGCGGCAAACGCAAAGGCGCCGCCTGCGCCTACCTGGAGACCTGGCACATCGACATCGAGGAATTCCTCGACCTGCGGAAGAACACCGGCGACGACCGCCGCCGCACCCACGACATGAACACCGCCCACTGGATCCCCGACGAATTCATGCGCCGAGTGGAATCCAACGGCTCCTGGACCCTGTTCTCCCCCGACGAGACCCCCGACCTGCACGACCTGTACGGCGAAGAATTCAGCCGCCGGTACGCCGAATACGAGGCCGCCGCCGACCGCGGCGAACTCCGGCTGCACCGCAGACTCCCCGCCAAGGACCTGTGGCGGCGCATGCTCACCATGCTCTTCGAGACCGGCCACCCCTGGATCACCTTCAAAGACCCCTGCAATGTGCGCTCCCCCCAAGGACACACCGGGGTGGTGCACTCCTCCAACCTGTGCACCGAGATCACCCTCAACACCACCGCCGACGAAGTCGCCGTCTGCAATCTCGCCTCGGTCAACCTCGCCCGGCACATCACCCCCACCGGACTGGACGTCGACAAACTCCGGCGCACCGTCCGCACCGCAGTACGCATGCTCGACAATGTCATCGACATCAACCACTACACGATCCCCGAGACCCGCCGCTCCAACCTGCGGCACCGCCCGGTCGGCCTCGGGCTCATGGGACACCAGGACGCCCTGTTCACCCTCGGAATCCCCTACGCCAGCGACGAAGCCGTCGACTTCGCCGATTACTCCACCGAGACCCTCAGCTACTTCGCCATCGAAGCCAGCGCCGACCTCGCCGCCGAACGCGGCAGCTACCAGAGCTTCGACGGCTCCCTGTGGAGCCGCGGCATCCTGCCGATCGACTCCCTCCAACTTCTGGCCGCCACCCGACACGACGGCGAACTCGACATCGACACCAGCCACACCCTCGACTGGGACCGGCTGCGCACACACGTCCGCACCAACGGGATGCGCAACTCCAACGTGATGGCCATCGCCCCCACCGCCACCATCAGCAATATCTGCGGAGTCGCCCCCTCCATCGAACCCCAGTTCCAGAACCTCTTCGTCAAGGCCAACATGTCCGGCGACTTCACCGTCGTCAACGCCCACCTCGTCGGCGACCTGAAAGAACGCGGCCTCTGGGACGACCGGATGATCGCCGACCTCAAGTACCACGACGGCGCACTCGACCGGATCGACCGCATCCCCGACGACCTGCGACGCATCTACGCCACCGCCTTCGACATCCACCCCCGCTGGCTGATCGCAGCCGCCTCCCGACGCCAGAAATGGATCGACCAAGCCCAATCCCTGAACCTCTACGTCGCCGAACCCAGCGGACGAGCCCTCGACGAACTCTACCGCTCCGCCTGGAAATCCGGACTGAAAACCACCTACTACCTGCGCGCCCGCGCCGCCACCCAGGTCGAGAAGTCCACCCTCCGAGGCACCGACGGTCGCCTCAACGCCGTCTCCCCAGCGGCGCTCGCCGCCCCGGTGCCGGCTGCCGGGCCGGTCGAGATCCCGGCCGGACCCGCCGTCGCCCCGGCCGCCTGCTCACTCACCGACCCCGAATGCGAGGCCTGCCAGTGA
- a CDS encoding ArsR/SmtB family transcription factor has protein sequence MSETVRGLDGCATGSANPDKVRLVARQIPAEEEITRVSALFKLLGDATRTRILYALLEGGELCVCDLAAATGTTETTVSQALRLLRASGVVAGRREGRNVFYRLFDAHVRMLLDVTREHTLHEHSSESSTGRSEQLRDAR, from the coding sequence ATGTCGGAGACCGTTCGGGGGCTCGATGGCTGCGCGACCGGTTCGGCCAATCCGGACAAGGTCCGTCTCGTCGCGAGACAGATCCCTGCAGAGGAGGAGATCACCCGGGTCAGCGCCCTGTTCAAATTGCTCGGCGATGCCACGCGGACCCGGATCCTGTACGCCTTGCTCGAAGGCGGCGAGCTGTGTGTCTGCGACCTGGCCGCAGCCACCGGAACAACCGAAACCACTGTCTCCCAAGCACTCCGGCTGCTCCGCGCCTCCGGTGTCGTCGCCGGCCGTCGCGAAGGTCGCAATGTCTTCTACCGGCTGTTCGACGCCCACGTCCGGATGCTGCTCGATGTCACCCGCGAACACACCCTGCACGAACATTCCTCCGAGAGCAGCACGGGCCGCAGCGAGCAGCTGAGGGACGCGCGATGA
- a CDS encoding cation diffusion facilitator family transporter has translation MSGHGHGHGHGHAVSVSATGRHQWRLAVSFALIAAFFVVELVAGLAAGSLALISDAGHMAADVVTLGAALVASRIATRPDTTGRRTFGSYRAEVFASGLAVMIMLGVSAYIAVEAIARLGAHHEPASTTMLAVGTLGLVVNVIGLALLHSGAGESLNVKGAYLEVLADTLGSVGVIVAAALVHFTGSPWWDTGVALAIALFVAVRACALGKEVLAVLGQHAPAGIEPLQVQKALEEVPEVTEVHDLHLWQLTSGMNVATAHLVTTAEHKADILTLASAMLREKFDIAHATLQVETTERAQCLGADW, from the coding sequence ATGAGCGGCCATGGGCACGGACATGGGCACGGACACGCCGTCAGCGTTTCAGCCACTGGGCGCCACCAATGGCGCCTGGCGGTCTCCTTCGCCCTGATCGCCGCCTTCTTCGTCGTCGAACTGGTCGCCGGCCTCGCCGCAGGATCCCTTGCGCTGATCAGCGACGCCGGACATATGGCGGCGGATGTGGTCACTCTGGGAGCAGCACTCGTCGCCTCCCGCATCGCCACCCGCCCTGACACCACCGGGCGACGGACCTTCGGCTCCTACCGGGCCGAGGTCTTCGCCTCCGGCCTGGCCGTCATGATCATGCTCGGGGTATCGGCCTACATCGCCGTCGAAGCCATCGCCCGCCTGGGCGCGCACCACGAACCGGCCTCGACCACCATGCTGGCCGTCGGGACGCTAGGGCTGGTGGTCAACGTGATCGGCTTGGCTCTGCTGCACAGCGGAGCTGGAGAGAGCCTCAATGTCAAAGGCGCCTACCTCGAGGTCCTGGCCGACACGCTCGGTTCAGTGGGCGTCATCGTGGCCGCTGCCCTCGTCCATTTCACCGGGTCACCCTGGTGGGACACCGGCGTGGCACTGGCCATTGCCCTTTTCGTGGCAGTGCGCGCCTGCGCCCTGGGCAAGGAGGTTCTTGCCGTTCTGGGGCAGCACGCCCCCGCGGGCATCGAACCCCTTCAGGTCCAGAAAGCTCTGGAAGAGGTCCCCGAGGTCACCGAGGTCCACGACCTCCACCTGTGGCAGCTGACTTCCGGCATGAATGTGGCCACCGCCCATCTGGTCACCACGGCCGAACACAAAGCAGACATCCTGACCCTGGCCAGCGCCATGCTGCGGGAGAAGTTCGACATCGCCCATGCCACCCTCCAGGTGGAGACGACGGAGCGCGCTCAGTGCCTGGGCGCAGACTGGTGA
- a CDS encoding lipase family protein translates to MRIARGLACLVVSATALTGIAPVASAAEIRKPPGTSGASTVTGVAEASRPAFYEPPKQIPAKPGSIIRRENARRGIDPLNVASVAYHSTRLLYSSIDRSGTPVAISGMLVVPATPWKGKGPRPVIAYAPVTQGMADRCAPSRRSARLLAYDELFYWNLLRDGYAVAMTDYQGLGTPGTHTYMNRVSQGRAVLDIARAALKVRDAGLDPDAPIGIAGYSQGGGAAASAAELASSWAPELKVKGASIGAPPADLSKMTSGIDGKESSMFVMYALAGLMSSYKLNPNTYLSEEGKYYLRRAEDSCMGDKSSLANVPSNVLLKSKKPLSEMFGHEPFRSILADNKIGNRKPNMPVMITHSTKDETIPYALSSRLKQQWCAAGTPVALLPNQAKSHAWGIKPHIIDSRIFFTQLFAGIKIESSCGQ, encoded by the coding sequence ATGCGCATTGCACGAGGTCTCGCCTGCCTTGTCGTCTCCGCGACAGCGTTGACGGGTATCGCACCCGTCGCCTCCGCAGCCGAGATCCGGAAGCCTCCGGGCACCTCCGGCGCCTCGACGGTCACGGGAGTGGCCGAAGCGAGCCGCCCCGCTTTCTACGAACCACCGAAACAGATTCCGGCCAAGCCCGGCAGCATCATCCGCAGGGAAAATGCCCGACGAGGCATCGACCCGCTCAATGTGGCATCGGTCGCCTACCACTCGACACGCCTGCTCTATTCCTCGATCGACCGCAGCGGGACACCCGTCGCCATCTCCGGAATGCTCGTCGTACCGGCCACCCCCTGGAAAGGCAAGGGCCCCCGACCGGTCATCGCCTATGCCCCGGTCACCCAGGGCATGGCCGACCGCTGCGCGCCCTCCCGCCGTTCCGCACGACTCCTCGCCTACGACGAGCTCTTCTACTGGAACCTCCTCCGAGACGGCTACGCGGTCGCCATGACCGACTACCAAGGGCTGGGCACCCCCGGCACCCACACCTACATGAACCGGGTCTCCCAAGGACGAGCCGTCCTCGACATCGCCCGGGCCGCCCTGAAAGTCAGGGACGCCGGGCTCGACCCCGATGCTCCGATCGGGATCGCCGGTTACTCCCAAGGCGGTGGCGCCGCCGCCTCAGCAGCCGAACTCGCCTCCAGCTGGGCCCCCGAACTCAAGGTGAAGGGGGCCTCGATCGGAGCGCCTCCGGCAGATCTCAGCAAGATGACCTCGGGCATCGACGGCAAAGAATCCTCGATGTTCGTGATGTACGCCTTGGCCGGGTTGATGAGCAGCTACAAGCTGAACCCCAACACCTACCTGAGCGAAGAAGGCAAGTACTACCTGCGCAGGGCGGAGGACAGCTGCATGGGGGACAAGAGTTCCCTGGCGAATGTGCCCTCCAATGTTCTGCTGAAGAGCAAGAAGCCTCTCTCCGAGATGTTCGGCCATGAGCCTTTCCGCTCGATCCTGGCCGACAACAAGATCGGCAACCGGAAACCGAATATGCCGGTGATGATCACTCATTCCACCAAGGACGAGACCATCCCGTACGCCTTGTCCAGCCGACTGAAGCAACAGTGGTGCGCGGCGGGTACCCCGGTCGCCCTGCTCCCCAACCAGGCGAAATCCCACGCCTGGGGGATCAAACCACACATCATCGACAGCCGGATCTTCTTCACCCAGCTGTTCGCCGGAATCAAAATCGAGAGCAGCTGCGGGCAGTAG
- a CDS encoding lipase family protein, with protein MRLTRDLACLVVSAIALTGMTSPASATENRNTPGTAGAKPITEITEKKRPAFYEPPKDIPREPGRVIRSEYASRQIDPLRVGALSSKANRVLYSSVDRTGTPIAVSGLVVVPTSKWKGKGPRPIISYAPVTQGMADHCAPSRQAARFMAFEELFYWNLLQDGYAVAMTDYQGLGTPGTHTYMNRISQGRAVLDIARAAINLPGSGLSPESPVGIVGYSQGGGAAASAAELASSWAPELKIKGVSVGAPPADLGQLAQVVDGKQTSMFMMYALTGIMAGYGINPKTYLSDAGEKMLARVENSCLGDKNAFAKVSSLSLLKNGKPLIEHFNREPFASILKENTIGRHKPNMPVQINHSTKDETIPYSAGKTLHQQWCKAGATVALNPNGGLSHALGLTPHTKQTRAFFKQMFAGQKLVGNCGKPS; from the coding sequence ATGCGCCTTACCCGAGACCTCGCCTGCCTCGTCGTCTCCGCGATCGCCCTGACCGGCATGACATCCCCTGCCTCAGCCACCGAGAACCGGAACACCCCGGGCACCGCCGGAGCAAAGCCCATCACCGAGATCACCGAGAAGAAGCGCCCTGCTTTCTACGAACCACCGAAGGACATCCCCCGCGAACCCGGACGCGTCATCAGGTCGGAATATGCCTCACGCCAGATCGATCCGCTGCGCGTAGGCGCCCTCTCCTCCAAGGCGAACCGGGTTCTCTACTCCTCGGTCGACCGCACCGGAACACCGATCGCCGTCTCGGGCTTGGTGGTCGTCCCCACCTCCAAATGGAAGGGCAAGGGACCCCGCCCGATCATCTCCTATGCGCCGGTCACCCAGGGCATGGCCGACCACTGCGCCCCTTCACGCCAGGCAGCCCGGTTCATGGCCTTCGAGGAGCTCTTCTACTGGAATCTGCTCCAAGACGGCTACGCCGTGGCCATGACCGACTACCAAGGGCTGGGCACCCCCGGCACCCACACCTACATGAACCGCATCTCCCAAGGACGAGCCGTCCTCGACATCGCCCGGGCCGCGATCAACCTGCCCGGATCGGGGCTCTCACCCGAATCACCGGTAGGGATCGTCGGCTACTCCCAAGGCGGTGGCGCCGCCGCCTCAGCAGCCGAACTCGCCTCCAGCTGGGCCCCCGAACTCAAGATCAAAGGCGTCTCGGTCGGAGCACCTCCCGCCGACCTGGGACAACTGGCTCAGGTCGTCGACGGCAAACAGACCTCCATGTTCATGATGTACGCCCTCACCGGCATCATGGCCGGCTACGGGATCAACCCGAAGACCTACCTCAGCGACGCCGGGGAGAAGATGCTCGCCCGCGTGGAGAACAGCTGCCTCGGTGACAAGAACGCCTTCGCCAAGGTCTCATCCCTCAGTCTGTTGAAGAACGGGAAGCCCCTGATCGAACACTTCAACCGCGAACCCTTCGCCTCCATCCTGAAAGAGAACACGATCGGCAGGCACAAGCCGAATATGCCCGTCCAGATCAATCACTCCACCAAGGACGAGACGATCCCCTACTCCGCAGGCAAAACGCTTCACCAGCAGTGGTGCAAGGCTGGCGCCACCGTCGCACTGAACCCCAACGGCGGACTCTCCCACGCCCTGGGACTGACCCCGCACACCAAGCAGACCCGAGCCTTCTTCAAGCAGATGTTTGCCGGACAGAAGCTCGTCGGCAACTGCGGAAAGCCGTCCTGA
- a CDS encoding YccF domain-containing protein yields MRILLNLIWLVFSGFWLSLGYALAGIICCILIITIPFGIASFRMANYALWPFGREVISRHDAGAGSAIGNILWFIFCGWWLALAHIGTAIALAVTIIGIPLAIANVKMIPLTCFPFGKIIIDSDELAYHR; encoded by the coding sequence GTGCGCATACTTCTCAATCTTATTTGGCTCGTCTTTTCTGGCTTCTGGCTTTCTTTAGGCTATGCTCTGGCTGGAATTATTTGCTGCATCCTGATCATCACCATCCCCTTCGGGATCGCCTCCTTCAGAATGGCGAACTATGCCCTCTGGCCTTTCGGCAGGGAGGTCATCTCTCGGCATGACGCCGGCGCAGGTTCAGCTATCGGAAACATTCTTTGGTTCATCTTCTGCGGATGGTGGCTCGCCCTTGCCCACATCGGCACCGCGATAGCTCTGGCAGTCACCATCATCGGCATTCCACTGGCCATCGCGAACGTCAAGATGATCCCGCTGACATGCTTCCCCTTCGGCAAGATCATCATCGACAGCGACGAACTGGCCTACCACCGGTAA
- a CDS encoding NupC/NupG family nucleoside CNT transporter, whose protein sequence is MHILWGLAGMLGLLLIAFAASTNRRAIKPRTVLAALGLQIGFGVLVLYVPAGKIALSKASQGVQAVIDSSKAGIGFLFGPALPKDGLVFAFQVLPVIIFVASLTSMLYYLGWLQKLVAVLGGGLAKLLGTERAESVNAAANIFLGQTEAPLLIRPYLKDMTRSGLFAVMVGGLSTVAGSVLVGYSLLGANLDYLIAASFMAAPGALLMAKILVPEDGTIDSTTPAVATAGASGAAAPQAAPAASSSTETSASTAEKTETTSAVAVKEKEEAEKKEEPKKNEAVEEEPQHRNLIDAAASGAADGLQLALNVGAMLLAFIALIALLNLILGMIGGLFGYGDLKFESILGYVFSPVMAMIGVPWEEAVRAGSFVGQKIVVNEFVAFSAFGPEAATFSAKTGAIITFALTGFANLSSIGILLGGLGTMAPNRRGEIAHLGMRAVLAATLANLMSAAIAGMLL, encoded by the coding sequence GTGCACATCCTGTGGGGCCTGGCAGGGATGCTAGGGCTGCTACTCATCGCTTTCGCCGCGTCGACCAACCGGCGAGCCATCAAACCGCGGACAGTACTCGCTGCACTCGGATTGCAGATCGGATTCGGCGTACTCGTCCTCTATGTGCCTGCTGGAAAGATCGCACTGTCGAAGGCCTCCCAAGGCGTTCAGGCCGTCATCGACTCGTCCAAAGCCGGCATCGGTTTCCTCTTCGGGCCGGCTTTGCCGAAGGACGGGCTGGTCTTCGCCTTCCAGGTGCTTCCGGTGATCATCTTCGTGGCTTCGCTCACGTCGATGCTCTACTACCTGGGATGGCTGCAGAAACTCGTCGCCGTGCTCGGTGGCGGATTGGCCAAACTTCTGGGCACCGAGCGCGCCGAGTCGGTCAATGCCGCAGCGAATATCTTCCTGGGCCAGACCGAAGCGCCGCTGCTCATCCGTCCTTATCTCAAGGACATGACCCGATCCGGCCTGTTCGCCGTCATGGTCGGCGGATTGAGCACGGTGGCCGGATCCGTCCTGGTCGGTTATTCACTGCTGGGCGCGAACCTGGATTATCTGATCGCTGCCAGTTTCATGGCCGCTCCGGGTGCCCTGCTGATGGCCAAGATCCTCGTCCCCGAGGACGGCACGATCGACAGCACCACGCCGGCTGTGGCCACTGCCGGCGCATCAGGCGCAGCAGCCCCGCAGGCGGCTCCCGCCGCCTCGTCCTCCACCGAGACCTCCGCGTCCACCGCTGAGAAGACCGAGACCACGTCGGCTGTTGCGGTGAAGGAGAAGGAAGAGGCGGAGAAGAAGGAAGAGCCGAAGAAGAACGAGGCCGTCGAGGAAGAACCGCAGCACCGTAACCTCATCGATGCGGCGGCCTCCGGCGCGGCCGACGGTCTTCAGCTGGCACTGAACGTCGGCGCCATGCTGCTGGCCTTCATCGCACTGATTGCCCTGCTGAACCTCATCCTGGGCATGATCGGTGGTCTCTTCGGCTACGGCGACCTGAAGTTCGAGAGCATCCTCGGCTATGTCTTCTCCCCGGTCATGGCGATGATCGGCGTCCCGTGGGAAGAAGCCGTCCGCGCAGGCAGCTTCGTCGGCCAGAAGATCGTGGTCAACGAGTTCGTGGCCTTCTCGGCCTTCGGCCCGGAAGCGGCGACCTTCAGCGCCAAGACCGGCGCCATCATCACCTTCGCGCTGACCGGCTTCGCGAACCTCAGCTCCATCGGCATCCTGCTGGGCGGCCTGGGCACCATGGCTCCGAACCGCCGTGGCGAAATCGCACACCTCGGTATGCGCGCCGTGCTCGCGGCAACCCTCGCGAACCTGATGAGCGCGGCCATCGCCGGCATGCTCCTCTGA
- a CDS encoding glutaredoxin domain-containing protein, translating into MRTGWLLPGICAVLGLAQLIDAIRSWQPVPLVLAVLFFALTGWLLPMRLPVKVDQDGAIRAVGEGEVVIYYRAGCPYCLRLQRSLGAAGRAEVVWVDIWDDPEAAAFVRSVTGGDETVPTVVIEGIPMINPPPDQVVAALHG; encoded by the coding sequence ATGCGAACTGGATGGCTCCTGCCCGGCATCTGCGCAGTTCTCGGGCTGGCTCAACTGATCGACGCGATACGAAGCTGGCAGCCCGTGCCACTCGTTCTCGCGGTCCTCTTCTTCGCACTCACCGGTTGGCTCCTCCCGATGCGCTTGCCGGTCAAGGTCGATCAGGACGGAGCGATCCGTGCTGTCGGAGAAGGAGAAGTCGTCATCTACTACCGAGCTGGTTGCCCCTATTGCCTCCGACTTCAGCGCAGCCTCGGAGCTGCCGGGCGAGCCGAGGTCGTCTGGGTCGACATCTGGGACGACCCGGAGGCGGCCGCCTTCGTGCGCTCGGTCACCGGAGGCGACGAAACCGTTCCCACGGTGGTCATCGAGGGCATCCCGATGATCAACCCGCCACCGGACCAGGTCGTGGCGGCGCTCCACGGCTGA
- a CDS encoding GntR family transcriptional regulator — protein MPVPQETTPLRRGLLREDVYSRLRDAIVDGTLAPGEIVRDSELAQWLGVSRTPVREALLRLTAAGLIHARPGKSTVVADIDASAIRDAQAVVATMHRLAVAEAVADLTRADLEQMRQANRRFADAMARGDADAALAADDDFHAVPVHVCGNAALAAVLDQFTPVIRRVEKLRFSSILGHDSVELHAQLVDLCETGDVEGAAEISFQTWQTLAPLVDSIAPPNPYETPGMSVAQPFNL, from the coding sequence ATGCCTGTTCCTCAAGAAACGACGCCGCTTCGTCGAGGCCTCCTGCGCGAAGACGTTTACTCCCGCCTCCGCGACGCGATCGTGGACGGCACCCTGGCACCCGGCGAAATCGTTCGGGACAGTGAGCTGGCCCAATGGCTGGGAGTCAGCCGGACACCGGTCCGTGAAGCTCTCCTCCGCCTGACTGCAGCCGGCCTCATCCACGCCCGCCCCGGTAAATCCACCGTCGTCGCAGATATCGACGCCTCTGCCATCCGCGATGCCCAAGCCGTGGTGGCCACCATGCACCGACTCGCCGTCGCAGAAGCCGTCGCCGACCTCACCCGGGCCGACCTGGAACAGATGCGGCAGGCCAATCGCCGGTTCGCCGATGCCATGGCCCGTGGTGACGCAGACGCCGCCCTCGCCGCCGACGACGACTTCCACGCAGTTCCGGTCCACGTCTGCGGCAACGCCGCCCTCGCCGCCGTCCTCGACCAGTTCACCCCGGTCATCCGTCGGGTGGAGAAACTGCGCTTCTCCTCGATCCTCGGCCACGACTCGGTGGAGCTGCACGCTCAACTCGTCGACCTGTGCGAGACCGGCGACGTCGAAGGCGCAGCAGAGATCTCCTTCCAGACCTGGCAGACCCTGGCACCTCTGGTCGACTCGATCGCGCCTCCCAACCCCTACGAGACACCCGGCATGTCTGTAGCCCAACCCTTCAATCTCTGA
- a CDS encoding 1-aminocyclopropane-1-carboxylate deaminase, whose product MKLHDFPRYSMTFGPSPIHRLDRLSRHLGGARIWAKREDVSSGLAYGGNKIRKMEYIVPDVLASGADTLVSIGGHQSNHTRQVAAVAAHLGLRCRLVQEDWVPWEDPVNDKVGNILLSRMMGADTRLDPAGFDIGIRSSWKQALREVEEVGGHPYPIPAGASEHPLGGLGFANWAFELAEQENTLGVFFDTIIVCTVTGSTQAGMIAGFAALEELTGIRRRVIGIDASATLAQTRDQVERIARHTAELIELRRDLCHEEITVLEGWAGEHYGLPTESTMEAIALGAQLEAMITDPVYEGKSLAGLVDLVRSREIPQDSTVLYAHLGGQQAVNAYHRLWPTMTGPVDSTHNAVRHQTREPLQRPLAQAAGQQMP is encoded by the coding sequence ATGAAACTCCACGACTTCCCCCGCTACTCGATGACTTTCGGGCCGAGCCCGATACATCGTCTCGACCGGCTGAGCAGACACTTGGGTGGGGCACGGATCTGGGCCAAGCGCGAAGATGTCAGCAGCGGCCTCGCCTACGGAGGCAACAAGATCCGCAAAATGGAGTACATCGTCCCCGACGTCCTGGCCAGCGGCGCCGACACCCTGGTCTCCATCGGCGGACACCAGTCCAACCACACTCGCCAAGTCGCTGCTGTCGCAGCGCATCTCGGACTGCGGTGTCGTCTCGTCCAGGAAGACTGGGTGCCCTGGGAAGACCCGGTCAACGACAAAGTCGGGAACATCCTGCTCTCCCGGATGATGGGGGCCGACACCCGGCTGGACCCGGCCGGTTTCGACATCGGCATCCGCAGCTCATGGAAACAGGCGCTGCGTGAGGTCGAGGAAGTCGGCGGACACCCCTACCCGATCCCGGCCGGAGCCAGTGAACACCCCCTCGGCGGATTGGGCTTCGCCAACTGGGCCTTCGAACTCGCCGAACAGGAGAACACGCTCGGGGTCTTCTTCGACACCATCATCGTGTGCACGGTGACCGGCTCCACGCAGGCCGGGATGATCGCCGGCTTCGCCGCGCTCGAGGAACTCACCGGAATCCGTCGACGAGTGATCGGTATCGACGCTTCGGCGACCCTGGCGCAGACCCGGGACCAGGTCGAACGGATCGCCCGTCACACAGCTGAGCTGATCGAGTTGAGACGCGACCTATGCCATGAGGAGATCACCGTTCTGGAAGGCTGGGCCGGGGAACACTACGGTCTCCCCACCGAATCCACCATGGAGGCCATCGCCCTGGGCGCCCAGCTGGAAGCGATGATCACCGACCCCGTCTACGAAGGGAAATCCCTCGCAGGCCTCGTCGACCTGGTCCGATCCCGCGAGATCCCCCAGGACTCCACCGTGCTCTACGCCCATTTGGGCGGGCAACAAGCCGTCAACGCCTACCACCGCCTGTGGCCGACGATGACAGGACCAGTCGATTCAACGCACAATGCTGTTCGCCACCAGACGAGAGAGCCACTCCAGCGGCCCCTTGCCCAGGCGGCCGGGCAGCAGATGCCATAA